A stretch of the Oncorhynchus clarkii lewisi isolate Uvic-CL-2024 chromosome 9, UVic_Ocla_1.0, whole genome shotgun sequence genome encodes the following:
- the LOC139416905 gene encoding tumor necrosis factor receptor superfamily member 5-like, translating into MAPFETLTWTIHFILLNIEPCSTYDHLIYKIGDRYCRMCRPGYHVHSHCTTSTFTSCVPCIDSTFLDEPSDKTTCNNCTTCDPGLGLKVKQPCRPSSDTVCGTLEGFYCLDPTKEGCRAAQRHSSCKPGQYISHTGTTSTDTVCAICPGKTYSDGSLTSCQPHTECKFLEIEPGTPWSDSECGVASLPTAGIIAGVLFFLIGTIAGVCIFMRRREIGRNIKNLGSQIPTQASPDQEIPMLPGGIGNDSSPQHGQGVNVV; encoded by the exons ATGGCACCATTTGAAACCTTGACATGGACT ATACATTTTATACTTCTAAACATTGAACCCTGTTCCACATATGATCACCTCATCTATAAAATAGGTGACAGATATTGCAGAATGTGTAGGCCTG GATATCATGTACATAGTCATTGTACTACATCTACATTCACCTCCTGTGTGCCCTGTATTGACTCCACCTTCCTTGATGAGCCCAGTGATAAAACAACATGCAACAACTGTACCACATGTGATCCAG GTTTGGGTTTGAAGGTAAAGCAGCCATGTAGACCTTCATCAGACACTGTCTGTGGGACACTGGAGGGGTTCTACTGTCTAGACCCAACTAAGGAGGGTTGTAGAGCAGCCCAGAGACACAGCAGCTGTAAACCTGGTCAATACATCAGTCACACAG GAACAACATCTACAGATACTGTGTGTGCTATCTGCCCTGGTAAAACTTATTCAGATGGATCATTAACATCTTGTCAACCAcatacaga ATGTAAATTCTTGGAAATTGAACCAGGAACTCCTTGGTCGGATTCAGAATGTGGAGTAGCCTCACTTCCCACAGCTGGAATCATAGCTGGTGTTCTATTTTTCCTGATAGGCACCATAGCTGGTGTTTGTATATTTATGAGAAGAAGAGAAATAGGGAGAAATATAAAAAACTTGG GCTCTCAAATACCTACACAG GCATCCCCAGATCAGGAAATACCAATGCTGCCTGGGGGAATTGGAAACG aTTCAAGCCCCCAACACGGTCAGGGAGTCAACGTTGTGTAA